A genomic stretch from Diachasmimorpha longicaudata isolate KC_UGA_2023 chromosome 2, iyDiaLong2, whole genome shotgun sequence includes:
- the LOC135172583 gene encoding chorion protein S38-like, giving the protein MDRVSFFTWENIREYCLQLPGNPETTEHQTMLRIKTLIFLGLAATIGGDSTKSNDGKTKRGLELGDHSDFGDFGGHGLGGLGGGFGNTLAAGGLGGDSGHISSITIHREVPVPVPAPYPVEKQVPVPYAVPVKVPVDRPVPYHVPAPYPVPVEKHVPVPVEKPVPYPVKVPVKVPYEVPYPVEVPVKVLYPVHKEVPYPVKVPYVVKESYPVFVHAHDEHQGGYAAGFGYGGHDFGHGGFGHHH; this is encoded by the exons ATGGACAGGGTATCGTTTTTCACGTGGGAGAATATAAGAGAGTACTGTTTACAACTGCCTGG TAATCCAGAAACTACCGAGCATCAAACAATGTTGCGTATTAAG ACGTTAATCTTCCTGGGTCTGGCCGCAACGATAGGCGGTGACTCGACGAAGAGCAATGACGGCAAGACAAAACGTGGACTTGAGCTTGGCGATCACTCGGATTTTGGTGACTTTGGTGGACATGGATTAGGTGGTCTCGGGGGTGGTTTTGGAAATACACTGGCAGCTGGTGGTCTTGGTGGTGACAGCGGGCACATCTCGTCCATCACCATCCATCGGGAAGTGCCAGTGCCAGTTCCCGCACCCTATCCAGTGGAGAAACAAGTTCCAGTGCCATACGCTGTTCCAGTAAAAGTTCCGGTGGACAGACCTGTTCCGTATCACGTGCCTGCACCCTATCCGGTGCCAGTGGAAAAGCACGTGCCTGTACCCGTGGAGAAACCCGTGCCTTATCCTGTCAAAGTACCAGTTAAAGTTCCCTATGAGGTGCCCTATCCCGTGGAGGTTCCAGTTAAGGTCCTCTATCCGGTTCACAAGGAGGTGCCCTATCCAGTGAAAGTTCCATACGTGGTAAAGGAATCTTATCCTGTATTTGTTCATGCCCATGATGAGCATCAGGGTGGATATGCTGCAGGTTTTGGCTATGGGGGACACGATTTTGGTCATGGTGGCTTTGGTCATCATCATTAG
- the LOC135172718 gene encoding uncharacterized protein LOC135172718: protein MDSTGKLKVLFMCGLLVAVLAEDTKKSEDKQSTSPDKPKRGLELSLGDHGFGGFGGHDFGGSFGGGFGGDHGHVEHVKAVTITKHVPVPAPYPVHVEKHVPYPVKVPVKVPVDRPYPVHVPAPYPVTVEKHVPYPVEKPVPYPVKVPVKVPVKVPYPVEVPVKVPYPVHKPVPYPVKVPVVVKEPYPVLIKEHHHGGDFGGFGGFGDHELGGFGHH from the exons ATGGACAGCActggaaaattgaaa GTCCTCTTCATGTGTGGTTTATTGGTGGCTGTCCTCGCTGAAGACACGAAAAAATCCGAAGATAAACAGTCAACAAGCCCGGATAAACCAAAACGTGGCCTGGAGTTGAGTCTCGGTGATCATGGGTTCGGTGGATTCGGTGGTCATGATTTTGGTGGTAGTTTCGGTGGTGGCTTTGGTGGTGACCACGGTCACGTTGAGCACGTCAAGGCAGTGACAATCACAAAGCACGTGCCAGTCCCAGCGCCTTATCCAGTTCATGTAGAAAAGCACGTACCCTATCCCGTCAAAGTTCCCGTAAAGGTACCAGTTGATCGTCCATATCCGGTTCATGTGCCTGCTCCATATCCCGTGACCGTGGAAAAACACGTACCCTATCCAGTGGAGAAGCCAGTTCCCTACCCAGTTAAAGTGCCGGTTAAGGTACCAGTGAAGGTGCCTTATCCTGTGGAAGTGCCCGTCAAAGTTCCCTACCCAGTTCACAAACCGGTACCCTATCCAGTCAAGGTTCCAGTAGTCGTCAAGGAACCTTATCCAGTTCTGATCAAGGAGCATCATCACGGAGGTGATTTTGGAGGATTCGGGGGGTTCGGAGATCACGAACTCGGTGGCTTCGGTCATCACTAG